A section of the Archocentrus centrarchus isolate MPI-CPG fArcCen1 chromosome 20, fArcCen1, whole genome shotgun sequence genome encodes:
- the myca gene encoding transcriptional regulator Myc-A — MFLPHWNNFPAPPLFLRHSGRFLLSPSVAYGLKSKSFAIRREKQIKRTMPQNSSLASKNYDYDSLQPYFYYDNEEEDFYPQQLQPPAPSEDIWKKFELLPTPPLSPSRRPSLSSLFPSTADQLEMVTEFLGDDAVNQSIICDADYSQTFLKSIIIQDCMWSGFSAAAKLKKVVSERLASLHAARKESAGDCPDPAGAASAAAVPAWKMYSTYLQDLNTSASECIDPSVVFPYPIAETPKQSAGTPPSKDLGLDTPPNSSGSSSSCSDSEEEDGEEEEEEEDEDDDQEEEEEIDVVTVEKRQAVKRCDPSPLETRHASPLVLKRCHVSTHQHNYAAHPSMRHEQPVVKRLKLESSNSSGDGRGGGGASSHSRVLKQISSNRKCLSPRTSDTEDYDKRRTHNVLERQRRNELKLSFFALRDEIPEVANNEKAAKVVILKKATECIYSMQSDEQRLLSLKEQLRRRSELLKQRLAQLQSCRA, encoded by the exons ATGTTTCTGCCGCACTGGAATAACTTTCCTgctccccccctttttttgcgCCACTCGGGTCGATTTTTGCTCTCGCCTTCTGTCGCCTACGGTTTAAAATCCAAAAG CTTCGCCATAAGGagggaaaaacaaatcaaacgcACCATGCCGCAGAATTCAAGTTTGGCAAGTAAAAACTACGACTACGACTCTCTGCAACCTTATTTCTACTATGACAACGAGGAGGAGGATTTCTACCCGCAGCAGCTTCAGCCTCCGGCACCGAGCGAAGACATCTGGAAGAAATTTGAACTGCTTCCGACCCCTCCCCTCTCCCCGAGCCGCCGGCCGTCCCTGTCCAGTCTGTTCCCCTCCACCGCGGATCAGCTGGAGATGGTGACAGAGTTCCTCGGCGACGACGCGGTCAACCAGAGCATCATCTGCGACGCCGACTATTCCCAGACCTTCCTCAAGTCGATCATCATCCAGGACTGCATGTGGAGCGGCTTCTCCGCCGCGGCCAAGCTGAAGAAGGTGGTCTCCGAGCGGCTCGCCTCCCTGCACGCTGCAAGAAAGGAGTCGGCAGGAGACTGCCCAGATCCCGCCGGAGCTGCTAGTGCCGCGGCTGTTCCTGCGTGGAAGATGTATAGCACCTACCTGCAAGACCTGAACACGAGTGCGTCGGAGTGCATCGATCCATCGGTGGTTTTCCCCTATCCCATAGCTGAGACGCCCAAGCAGAGTGCAGGGACACCGCCTAGTAAGGATTTGGGATTGGACACGCCACCCAACAGCAGCGGCAGCAGTAGCAGTTGCAGCGATTCAG aagaggaggatggcgaggaggaggaggaggaggaggatgaggatgatgatcaggaggaagaggaggaaatcgACGTGGTCACGGTGGAAAAGAGGCAGGCGGTGAAGCGGTGCGACCCCAGCCCACTGGAGACCAGGCACGCCAGCCCACTTGTGCTGAAGAGGTGTCACGTCTCCACCCACCAGCATAATTACGCCGCCCATCCATCCATGAGGCACGAGCAGCCGGTTGTCAAGAGGCTGAAGCTGGAGAGTAGCAACAGCAGCGGAGATGGACGAGGAGGCGGAGGTGCCAGCAGCCACAGCAGGGTCCTCAAACAGATCAGCAGCAACCGCAAGTGTTTGAGTCCCCGGACGTCCGACACGGAGGACTATGACAAGAGAAGGACTCATAACGTACTGGAGCGCCAGAGGAGGAACGAGCTCAAGCTGAGCTTCTTTGCTCTGCGGGACGAGATCCCCGAGGTGGCCAACAACGAGAAGGCGGCCAAAGTGGTGATCCTGAAGAAGGCTACAGAGTGCATCTACAGCATGCAGTCAGACGAACAGAGACTCCTCTCTCTCAAAGAGCAGCTGAGGAGGAGAAGTGAACTTTTAAAGCAGAGACTCGCACAGCTGCAGAGTTGTCGTGCTTAA